TTGATAGAATCGTGCAGCTACCCGCAAGTCAGCAATAGCTCCTCGGCGATCGCCTATATCTGCCTTGGTGAGACCGCGATTGTAATAAGCATTGGCATAGTCGGGTTGCAGGCGAATGGCTTGGTCATAGTCAGCGATCGCCCCCCGCTTGTCTCCTAGAGAATCTTTAGCATTGCCACGGTTGTAGTAGGCCAAGGCGTAGTCGGGGCGTTGGCGTAGAGCTT
The Cyanobacteriota bacterium DNA segment above includes these coding regions:
- a CDS encoding tetratricopeptide repeat protein, which encodes ALRQRPDYALAYYNRGNAKDSLGDKRGAIADYDQAIRLQPDYANAYYNRGLTKADIGDRRGAIADLRVAARFYQQQGNTEWYNRAMDAINKLSR